From Gemmatimonadales bacterium, a single genomic window includes:
- a CDS encoding aldo/keto reductase, whose product MNNIHRPMPILPATRRIGRRGTVSSVIATAGGAMQKRTLGKSGLEVSALGLGCMGMSYGYGPAADKTEMIALIRGAVERGVTFFDTAEAYGPYANEELVGEALAPFKGQVVIATKFGFEFGPGGGQSGTNSRPEHVKAVADASLKRLKVDAIDLFYQHRVDPAVPIEDVAGAVKDLIGAGKVRHFGMSEAGAKTIRRAHAVQPVAALQSEYSLWWRTPEEEIIPTLEELGIGFVPFSPLGKGYLTGKIDETTTFDKSDFRNVVPRFTAENRKANLAFVEWLKRFAARKRATPAQLALAWLLAQKPWIAPIPGTTKLTRLEENIGAADVELTPGDLREIDGAAAKIAIQGARYPEHLEKRTGL is encoded by the coding sequence ATGAACAATATTCACAGACCTATGCCGATTCTGCCAGCTACCCGGCGGATTGGGCGGCGGGGTACTGTGAGTTCGGTAATCGCCACAGCGGGAGGAGCGATGCAGAAGCGCACATTGGGAAAGAGCGGTCTCGAGGTCTCGGCGCTTGGCCTGGGCTGCATGGGGATGAGCTACGGCTACGGTCCGGCGGCAGACAAGACGGAGATGATCGCCCTCATCCGCGGGGCGGTCGAGCGCGGCGTGACCTTCTTCGACACAGCGGAAGCGTATGGACCATACGCCAACGAGGAGCTGGTCGGCGAAGCGCTGGCGCCGTTCAAGGGCCAGGTCGTCATCGCGACCAAGTTCGGCTTCGAGTTCGGGCCCGGCGGCGGTCAGAGCGGGACCAACAGTCGTCCCGAGCATGTCAAGGCGGTCGCCGACGCCTCGCTCAAGCGCCTCAAGGTGGATGCGATCGACCTGTTCTACCAGCATCGCGTGGACCCGGCCGTGCCGATCGAGGACGTGGCCGGTGCGGTGAAGGACCTGATCGGGGCCGGCAAGGTGCGGCACTTCGGAATGTCGGAGGCCGGTGCGAAGACCATCCGCCGCGCGCACGCCGTGCAGCCGGTCGCGGCCCTGCAGAGCGAGTACTCGCTGTGGTGGCGGACGCCGGAAGAGGAGATCATCCCGACCCTCGAGGAGCTGGGCATCGGCTTCGTGCCGTTCAGCCCGCTCGGCAAGGGCTACCTGACCGGCAAGATCGACGAAACGACGACGTTCGACAAATCGGACTTCCGGAACGTCGTGCCGCGATTCACCGCCGAGAATCGCAAGGCGAACCTCGCGTTCGTCGAGTGGCTCAAGCGGTTCGCCGCCCGCAAGCGCGCCACCCCGGCGCAGCTCGCGCTGGCCTGGCTGCTCGCGCAGAAGCCGTGGATTGCGCCGATCCCGGGCACGACGAAGCTCACCCGGCTCGAAGAGAATATCGGCGCCGCGGACGTCGAACTGACGCCGGGCGATCTGCGGGAGATCGATGGCGCCGCTGCGAAGATCGCGATCCAGGGGGCGCGTTATCCCGAACACCTGGAGAAGAGGACGGGTCTCTGA
- a CDS encoding LysR family transcriptional regulator gives MARDDLNVLSALLLVAEERSFTRAAKRLDVSPSALSHAIRSLEERVGVRLLARTTRSVAPTEAGEEFLARLRPALGDIRGALDLLSGRRDLPAGRVRLLVAPIAAMTVLAPKLGRFAREYPDVVLDVTTDENRIDLVAGRFDAGIHLGEFIERDMIAIRVSRELTPAIVGSPGYFKSHPKPASPRDLTSHRCINFRHGSGPVYRWELDKEDESLSVAVSGPLIVDDVDVMLRAAVDGVGLAYTTVEHAGEQLASGKLLRVLSDWCPPFPGFYLYYPSRRQLPAALAALIETLRL, from the coding sequence ATGGCTCGCGACGATCTCAACGTGTTGTCGGCGCTCCTCTTGGTGGCGGAGGAGCGCAGCTTCACGCGGGCGGCGAAGCGGCTGGATGTGTCGCCCTCCGCCCTGAGCCATGCGATTCGCTCGCTGGAAGAACGGGTCGGAGTACGCCTGCTTGCGCGCACGACACGCAGCGTCGCCCCGACGGAAGCAGGCGAGGAGTTCCTCGCTCGCCTTCGCCCGGCACTCGGCGACATACGGGGGGCGCTGGACCTCCTGTCGGGCCGTCGAGATCTGCCAGCGGGACGCGTGCGGCTCCTGGTGGCCCCCATCGCCGCGATGACGGTGCTCGCGCCGAAGCTCGGGCGGTTCGCGCGGGAGTACCCCGATGTCGTACTGGACGTCACGACCGACGAGAACCGCATCGATCTCGTCGCCGGACGCTTCGATGCGGGAATCCACCTCGGCGAGTTCATCGAACGGGACATGATCGCGATCCGCGTGTCCCGCGAGCTCACGCCGGCCATCGTCGGCTCGCCCGGCTACTTCAAGTCGCACCCGAAGCCGGCGTCCCCGCGCGACCTGACGAGCCACCGGTGCATCAATTTCCGACACGGATCCGGCCCCGTGTACCGCTGGGAGCTCGACAAGGAAGACGAGTCCCTCTCCGTCGCGGTCAGCGGCCCGCTCATCGTCGACGACGTCGACGTGATGCTGCGGGCGGCGGTGGACGGCGTGGGGCTCGCGTACACGACGGTGGAGCACGCCGGAGAGCAACTCGCGAGCGGGAAGCTCCTCCGGGTGCTCTCCGACTGGTGCCCACCCTTCCCGGGCTTCTACCTCTACTACCCCAGCCGGCGGCAGCTGCCGGCGGCGCTCGCGGCGCTGATCGAGACCCTGCGCCTGTAG